The genomic region GTGGCATACTTCCATCCAGATCTATCTATTATTCCACCGATTATGAAGGTTTGAGTACTTCTAATTAATTCTTCTGTTGCCTCTATTTCGCCATAGGGATTAAGTATTATTGTTTTACCTTCTGGTGTAACGTTAAATCTTACTTTATTTAAAATTGAAAGCGAAAATCCTTGTGGGAAATTGTTTATTGATAAATTATAATCCCATAAATATTTTCTTATTGAGTTAATAGAACACAGGATTTGAACAATTAGCCTATTTCTTTCCTCTTCCGAGTGTCTATTCCATAATGATAAATCTATAATAAAGATCGGGAATTTAGGGAAGTCTATAATTATATCTCTCTTACCGTCTTTAGCTATCTCATAATTAACTTTCTCGGATCCTTTTCCAGAAAAAATTTTAATTTCATCTTCCTCTGCTTTAAGTTTTCCAAGTATTTCAGTTTCTTTTAATTTAAAGTTCTTTATAAGGATATTTAATGCAATATCTTGTAAGTACGAATTCCCCCTTCTCTTTACTTTATTAACATAAATTTCATTTATACCATTTTTCTTTAAAAAATATGAGAGACTTTTAGCAAGTATCATGATCTCATTTTTTTAGTTACTTCAGATAAATCAGATTTAGAATGACCAGTTAATTTTTGAGTTTCTTCTATTAATGCTTGATTTCCAGTTTGCTGTGCAGTTTGCATGAGTTCTGACATTAGTCTAGTAGTATCTTTGCCTTTAGCTAATGTATCAGCGTATTCCTTTAATAGCCTATAATATTTAATTTCCGCGAGGACATTAGAATTAATGGTTGATCTTACGACATTATCTTCTGCTCTTTGTAAGGTTATAGTTACGGGTAATACTTTAGATTGAGAATCAACAGGGTCAGTATAGTTGGCTGTGAAAGTAAGATTAACCGGCAAATTACCTGGATCAATTATCATTGTACCGTAAACTGCTACTAGTCTATCCACTATTGGTATAAAAATTGGTAGATCGTAATTAAACGGAGTAAAGCCCTGAGGGGTATTAAGAGTCAAATTTAGTGCATATGTATCAGTAGTTTTTTGTTCTTCTAAGATATCTGGTAACTGTGAAATATCGTCTATATGGTAAAATACCCCAGCAGATTTATCTGAAATTCTCTTAAGTATAACCTCATTGTAATCTTTGCCAATTCCTATGGAAATAAATGTCAAATTGGGGGGAATCTGTAGAGCTTCATAATCACGAACATCTGTTTTATCTTTAGGCTTTCCATCTGTTAGAAGTATTGCCTTTGTTGGTACTCCGTCGTTGGCTATTTCTATTATTTTCCTTATTGTCTCATGCAACCTAGTTGTTCCTCCAAATTCTTTTGGTATATAAACAATATTTCCTCCCTGGCCGTTATATATAATTTTTGGATGATTAGAAAATAAAATTATTATAACATTGTTAGTACTCGGTATGCTGGCAAGTAAGGATTGGGCAGAGTTTATAGCTGTATCAAATTTGTTATGATCTTTCATTGATGGGCTATTATCTACTGCAATAATATATCTAATATTAGCATTACTTGTATATTTTTCTGGTACAATATAAATTACTATACCAACCTCGGTTTTGTCATTTTTGTTGATATATGCATGTGAGATTTTAATTTTTAATGAAATTGTCAATTTAATAAAACCCGATATTACCTTGTGCAGGAGTGCTTATTAATGTTTTTGTATAAATAAATAAGTATGACGTGGAAATGTCCTATTTGTGGATATGAAAACTCTGACGATGCTCTTTTTTGTATGCAGTGCGGAGCTAAGAAACCAGAAAACGTTAAAGCAGAACCTCCTGCAGTACAACAAGAAGCTAATCAACAGCCTCCCATAAGTGCCCAGCCATCAGCTGAACCACAAGCACAAGAGCAGTCTAGTCAACCAGTAGTTGCAACAGAGCAACCTAATCAGCAATTAACTTCAGGAGGCCAATCGTCGGTTCAAACTAGCGTTGAACAACCTATAGAACAATCAGTTCAGCAACCATCTCAAACTCCTCCTCAATCTGTTTCAGTAGGTAGTGCAACTCAGCAGACATTGCAAACTCCTGCAGGTAAATATTATCTTATTTTCATAGCTACTCCAGTCTCCGCATTAAATAAGTCTAAATTGCCTTTAGAATTTGACGTTTTTGAAAGTATATCTATAGGAAGAAGTCCAGAGAACGTTATAGTAATTCCTGACCCAGAAATTTCTAGGAGGCATGCAATAATTTCTTTAGAAGGAGGAAAACTATACATAGAAGATTTGAATAGTACTAATGGGACTTATTTGTATGACGGTAAGCTATTTCAGCCTGTTAAGGGTAAGCAAGAACTTGCCCCTGGAAGTATAATCAAATTAGGCAGTAATACAATGTTGAAGATTGTGATTGAATAATGGCATTGAGCGAAAGTGAAATAAATGAGATACTAAAAATAATTAATGAGGCTCATGATTTTTTTATAACTGAACCTCTTTTACTTGAATTACCAGAAAAAGATAGCGTAGCATTTATCGGGGACACTCACGGAGCTTTAGATGTAACGGAAAAAGTTTTTAGAGAATTATATGATAAAGTTGATGTACTTATATTTTTAGGGGATTATGTAGATAGAGGTTCACAGGGAATAGAGAATTTAACATTAATTTTAAGAAAAATGCTAGAAAATCCAAAAAAGGTGATAGTATTAAGAGGAAATCATGAGAGCCCGCTAACTAACGAATTTTATGGTTTTAAAGAAGAGGTATTGGAAAAAATGGGAGATTATTACGAAGATTTTGTTAATATGTTCTCCGTCATGCCCTATGCTGCTACTATAAATGGATATTTCTGCGTACATGGCGGAATAGCACGGAAATTAGAAGATATAAAGCAAATAAATTCCTTAAGAAGACCTGATGTTAATCCAGATGATGAGATAGCTTTTGAAATGTTATGGAACGATCCTAGGGAAGAACTAGAAGGCTTTGTACCTAATATTAGAGGAGAAGGAACGTATTTTTATGGAAAAGATGTGACTTTGAAGTTCCTTGAAAGAAATAACTTAAAAGGAATAATAAGAGGACATGAAGCTGTTAATGCATTTAGATTCGAGATGGATAACAGAGTAATTACAGTATTTTCCAGTAGATATCACGGTTTAGGTGCAGGAGCCCTAGTACTTAATAGGGGAACTTTCTGTAAAGTATTACTGTAGGTGGAATAAGATGACGCTATCTTTGAGAGTAGATGTTAGTCATAAATACTCTTTTGAAAATGAGGTGAGAATGATATTCAAGATACTTTTAGTCCCTGAAAAAATATCTATTGCTACAGGGTTTCATTATATAATATTACTTGATACTAGCGGATCTATGGAAGGCTTAAAAATAGAGAAAGCTAAAAATGGAGCAATTGAGTTATTTAAAAAAATACCACAAGGAAATAAAGTCACATTTATAAAATTTGCTACTAATGTAGATATTGTAAAGGAATTTTCAGATCCATTAGACCTTACTAGTGAAATTCAGTACATTACTTCTGGAGGTCAGACTTCGTTATTTACTGCTCTATTAACAGCATTTAAAATTGCTGCTAAATATAATATGCCCGCTTATATTCTTTTACTTACTGATGGTAATCCTACTGACGTTACTGACGTAAGAACCTATGAGAAAATGAATATTCCACAAAGTGTTCAGATAATTTCTTTCGGAATAGGAGATGATTATAATGAAGAACTTTTAAAAATTTTAAGTGATAGAACAGGCTCTACGTTCTATCATATAGAGGAGGCATCAGAGATTCCAGAAAAGTTGCCTAGAGCCGCAAAAACAAAAATAGCAGGCAAAAATATAGTAGTTGATATAGTTGCAGAATCTCCTGTCAAACTATTAAATTATCCTTCGTTACCTGTTAAAATAAACGCAGCTGAAGGAGTAATTAAGATACTAGGAGAGACGATAATACCTCCAAAATACTCTGGAAATTTCATGACTATTAAGGTTAATTATGAAGATCCTGCAAAAAATGCTCAAGATGCCTTAATGCATATAATAACTTTAAAACCTGCACAAGATCAACAAACATTCGTTTCTGGCATAAATAAAGATGTTATAATGGAATATGAATATTATTCAACATTACAGAAATATTCGGAGGACGTTAATGCAGGAAATTTGGTGGAGGCAACTAGAACATTAAAGAAAATGGAGGAATTGGCACAACAGACTAGAAGGCTGGAACTTATTGAAACTACTAAAAGATTATCAGCGGATCTTGAGACTACTAAAAGGATAGGCTCTACAGAACAGACTAAAAGGCTTTCTAAGGAAGTATCAAGTGAAGTTACTAGAAAGTTGAGAGGAGAATAATGCATAATCTATATCTAGGATTTTTGATTCTGTATTTACCTTATTTGATACATTTCTAATTTCTGCAGGAATAGAAGATATATTAATTCCCCAATTTGATAAATAATTGAAAATTTCATTGTAAAGTTCTTCTTTATTTTTAGCTATAATTGGTATATCATGTAAGATTAATATTTTTTCTAATTCCTTTTTAAATCCAAAAAAGATAAGATCAGTTGTGAGTGCGCCTAATTTTTTTATTAATTTAGCGTTTATACCAAGTATTATTTTCTTGCACTCTTTAAGTGAAGAAAGTCTTCCATCAGTCTTAGAGCTTATTGTAAATTTGTATCCTATTTGAATTTTATTTCCTCGTAGTAGATGATCTTTTATTACAATTAATTCTCTGATAACATTAAAATTAGAGTTAAGTGACACAATTTCTGGGAATTCTTCTGCTAAAAAAGGCACAAATACTCTCTTAGTTATAATATAATTAACCTCTGGAGTAAGAAGAGAATCAACATTATGTCCAAACAATTTCATGTGTAATACTTTATCTTTGTAGAATAAATATCTTGTATTTAACTGTACTTAAATCTGTATATAATAGATTGATAGATAAAAAAGTGTTTATAAAAATTCAATTAAATAGTTCAGAAACTATGTAACTAAAATATAAGTTAGCGATAATGATTAAACGACTACATGATTTATAGTTATAAATTAGGTCGATAAAATAAAAAGTATTCATAACTAGTCTACAATTAATGAGGTTAATAAATGTCAAATATCATAATACAAGGTTATTTCTTATCTTCATTATCATTTTTTATCATATATAATATATAAAATTCTATGATTTTACGCTAATTCTACTGTGTAACTATCATCTTAATGATTGAAATCATGACAAAATTTTAATACCTAATAAATACGTATTTAGTAAGGGGAAGAAAATTGGCAACAGAAGATATAGTAAAGGTTAGCAGAAATTATCAAGTAACTATTCCAGCAAGGATTAGGCAAAAATTCCAAGTAAAAGAAGGAGATCTAGTAAAAGTTGTTTACGATGAGAAGGAAAATGCTGTAAAGATAATACCTGCTAATAAGCAGTCATAATATACTCAATTTCTTTCTTAATTCTTTCTAACATTTTATAAGATAGATATTTTTTGTTTTCTTCTAGTTTTTCTTTGTCTATAATATTTTTTTCTCCATTCTTGATTATTATATCGACTTCTAAATCTATATATCTAATTTTTCCATCTAGAAGTTCTGGAGGAGTTGAAATATTAATGTATTTTCCTTTTAGCGTACCATCTTTACTATAGTAATTATGTACTTCATGCCATTTTCTTGAATCTATTTCCATGATATCGTAATCTCCTTCTTCCTTTCTTATTCCTAATCCATCATAATATCCATTTCCAGAAATTTCTCTTCTAAGTAACAGAAAATATCCGTTATCTGAAACTCTTTTCTCAATTACCTTCCCCGGTTTTAGAAATATTCTCCTGCCATTAATTTTTATGTGCTCTATCTCCATATAGTCTTTGATTAATGACTCTAGTATTTGAGTTACATTATCTTTACCGCTTTCTGCAATATCAACTTCTCTCGATCTTGATAATTTAAGCATATGATGAAAATTAATTGTTGGAACTACAAGGCTTCTTATTTTATCCAATTCTAGTTTATCCTCAAGAGACAAGTTTATCAAATAGAAATCGCAACCTTGCTTTGAAAAATCATCATTTTCATATTTAAATATTAAATTTTCTAGATCTTTCTCTAAAAGGCAATTTTTCTCAAATTGTGCATTACTTCTCCACTTAACATTATACCCTTTTTTATTATATTTAATACTTATATTAAGTAATCTTTTTCTTTCTTCAGGAACTATATGCTCAGAAAAGAAAGTTTTTCCTTCTCCTCTCCATACCATTGCGAATTTACTTACTGCTTTAGGAGGCGAAAGTATTATTTTCCTACCATCAGTGGGAGGTTTAATTACAATACCTTTCTCTAAGCATGGTTCTACATCATAACTCTGATACTTACAATTTTGTGTTTCTATTAGAGAATAAAGTTTAACTGGAGATTTCCAAACAATCGAATATGGAAAGATTTCTTTCAAGTAATTTTCAAAGTTATCAGCGATTCCAATTACAATTAGCGAACCTTTATCCTCTCCGTCTTTAAACGTAATATCTGCAGGCTCTCTTATAATTTCTTGCATAAATCTTTCTGCAATTTGAGGACTTTGTTGTACTATTTCAAAGTTTTTAGATAGCATATATGTTAATGCGGTGGCGTATATTCCTCTTATCCTAATTTTCATCCTTTATCATCTTTTCTAAAACATATTTTAGAATACCTCCAGATTTTAGATATTCAATTTCAGTTTTAGTATTTGCTCTTAAAACACCAGACGTTTCCACTTTTCTCTCATTATTTTCAAATATTATTTTAACTCTACTTCCCGGATTCAAATCAGTAAATTCTATTGAAACTAACTCGTCTCCTTTTATTCCCAATTTTCTCCAATCCTCTATTTCTATTGGTAAAACTCCCATTGCGACTAAATTACTTCTATGTATCCTTTCAAAGCTCTCTGCTAATACCGCTTTAATGCCTAATAAAGCAGTAACTTTGGCTGCCCAATCTCTAGAGCTTCCGCTGCCATATTGCTTACCTGCAACTATGACAAGTGGGATTCCTTCTTTTTTGTACTCCATTGCAATTTCATATACTGTACCTTCTCTTTTATCTGGGAAGTGTATAGTATATCCTCCTTCTTTATTTACAAGGTAATTCTTAAGTTTCGGATTTGAAAATCCTCCTCTGATCATTACCTCGTGATTGCCTCTCCTAGCACCAAAAGTATTTAACTCCTTTACTCCAAGTGACAGAAGATATTTTCCTGCGTCGCTATCTGGAGATATAGGTCCTGCGGGTGAAATGTGATCAGTGGTTATTTTATCTCCTAATAGTAAAAGTATTCTAGCTTTTTTAATTTCTAATTTTCCGTCTTCCTCTTTGAACCAAGGAGGCTCAACGATATACGTAGATTTAGGCCAATCGTAAATTGGAGAAGGAGTTACGGATAATTTTTCCCAGTTTTCGTCTCCTTTAAATATTGTGGAATATTGCGAAATAT from Acidianus ambivalens harbors:
- a CDS encoding metallophosphoesterase; this translates as MALSESEINEILKIINEAHDFFITEPLLLELPEKDSVAFIGDTHGALDVTEKVFRELYDKVDVLIFLGDYVDRGSQGIENLTLILRKMLENPKKVIVLRGNHESPLTNEFYGFKEEVLEKMGDYYEDFVNMFSVMPYAATINGYFCVHGGIARKLEDIKQINSLRRPDVNPDDEIAFEMLWNDPREELEGFVPNIRGEGTYFYGKDVTLKFLERNNLKGIIRGHEAVNAFRFEMDNRVITVFSSRYHGLGAGALVLNRGTFCKVLL
- a CDS encoding VWA domain-containing protein, encoding MTLSLRVDVSHKYSFENEVRMIFKILLVPEKISIATGFHYIILLDTSGSMEGLKIEKAKNGAIELFKKIPQGNKVTFIKFATNVDIVKEFSDPLDLTSEIQYITSGGQTSLFTALLTAFKIAAKYNMPAYILLLTDGNPTDVTDVRTYEKMNIPQSVQIISFGIGDDYNEELLKILSDRTGSTFYHIEEASEIPEKLPRAAKTKIAGKNIVVDIVAESPVKLLNYPSLPVKINAAEGVIKILGETIIPPKYSGNFMTIKVNYEDPAKNAQDALMHIITLKPAQDQQTFVSGINKDVIMEYEYYSTLQKYSEDVNAGNLVEATRTLKKMEELAQQTRRLELIETTKRLSADLETTKRIGSTEQTKRLSKEVSSEVTRKLRGE
- a CDS encoding AbrB/MazE/SpoVT family DNA-binding domain-containing protein translates to MATEDIVKVSRNYQVTIPARIRQKFQVKEGDLVKVVYDEKENAVKIIPANKQS
- a CDS encoding DUF402 domain-containing protein, translated to MKIRIRGIYATALTYMLSKNFEIVQQSPQIAERFMQEIIREPADITFKDGEDKGSLIVIGIADNFENYLKEIFPYSIVWKSPVKLYSLIETQNCKYQSYDVEPCLEKGIVIKPPTDGRKIILSPPKAVSKFAMVWRGEGKTFFSEHIVPEERKRLLNISIKYNKKGYNVKWRSNAQFEKNCLLEKDLENLIFKYENDDFSKQGCDFYLINLSLEDKLELDKIRSLVVPTINFHHMLKLSRSREVDIAESGKDNVTQILESLIKDYMEIEHIKINGRRIFLKPGKVIEKRVSDNGYFLLLRREISGNGYYDGLGIRKEEGDYDIMEIDSRKWHEVHNYYSKDGTLKGKYINISTPPELLDGKIRYIDLEVDIIIKNGEKNIIDKEKLEENKKYLSYKMLERIKKEIEYIMTAY
- a CDS encoding FHA domain-containing protein produces the protein MTWKCPICGYENSDDALFCMQCGAKKPENVKAEPPAVQQEANQQPPISAQPSAEPQAQEQSSQPVVATEQPNQQLTSGGQSSVQTSVEQPIEQSVQQPSQTPPQSVSVGSATQQTLQTPAGKYYLIFIATPVSALNKSKLPLEFDVFESISIGRSPENVIVIPDPEISRRHAIISLEGGKLYIEDLNSTNGTYLYDGKLFQPVKGKQELAPGSIIKLGSNTMLKIVIE
- the trm10 gene encoding tRNA (adenine(9)-N1)-methyltransferase Trm10, translated to MILAKSLSYFLKKNGINEIYVNKVKRRGNSYLQDIALNILIKNFKLKETEILGKLKAEEDEIKIFSGKGSEKVNYEIAKDGKRDIIIDFPKFPIFIIDLSLWNRHSEEERNRLIVQILCSINSIRKYLWDYNLSINNFPQGFSLSILNKVRFNVTPEGKTIILNPYGEIEATEELIRSTQTFIIGGIIDRSGWKYATYEMAKIAKYDFPHVKITLRGSTVGVPDRINKIIEIILRVYYGEKLESAILDLQSNADKFNRLLVEKQKGNLEEAIQWLKPSEKVLRRLGIQSNSS
- a CDS encoding VWA domain-containing protein, producing the protein MTISLKIKISHAYINKNDKTEVGIVIYIVPEKYTSNANIRYIIAVDNSPSMKDHNKFDTAINSAQSLLASIPSTNNVIIILFSNHPKIIYNGQGGNIVYIPKEFGGTTRLHETIRKIIEIANDGVPTKAILLTDGKPKDKTDVRDYEALQIPPNLTFISIGIGKDYNEVILKRISDKSAGVFYHIDDISQLPDILEEQKTTDTYALNLTLNTPQGFTPFNYDLPIFIPIVDRLVAVYGTMIIDPGNLPVNLTFTANYTDPVDSQSKVLPVTITLQRAEDNVVRSTINSNVLAEIKYYRLLKEYADTLAKGKDTTRLMSELMQTAQQTGNQALIEETQKLTGHSKSDLSEVTKKMRS